In one Magallana gigas chromosome 9, xbMagGiga1.1, whole genome shotgun sequence genomic region, the following are encoded:
- the LOC117691115 gene encoding splicing factor YJU2 yields the protein MSERKVLNKYYPPDFDPTDIPKMKTQKNRPFNIRIMAPMNMRCDNCGEYIYKGKKFNSRKEDVEDEYYLGLRIFRFYIKCPRCVSEIAFKTDLENTDYTLEAGATRLFEAEKLARQMAEKEIKDKEDEELNNPMKILENRTKASRKEIEEIDTLEEIRDMNARHAKVDHEEVLKFHAEYEKQLKRLQEEEEEREIRELFGEVNGQSIKRLHDDEEEGEGPPVKKGPVSTTKPTDFLTSDAPGTSKVGTSKAAKPAVWERSIGSVGSKASLMKLVKSNKKKGSASTEKSEALTVKSDTSEKKTNSMGQSGSSASSRVDGTLEGDQKKQQANADKTQTNTNSGQTQTKGDQSGPVTTAGSSALSMLGSYSDSEESDT from the exons ATGTCAGAAAGGAAAGTCTTAAAC AAATACTACCCCCCGGATTTTGATCCCACGGATATCCCTAAGATGAAGACGCAGAAGAACCGACCGTTCAACATACGTATAATGGCGCCCATGAATATGAG gTGTGATAACTGCGGGGAGTACATCTACAAAGGGAAAAAGTTCAACTCTCGAAAGGAGGATGTTGAAGATGAGTATTACCTGGGGCTGAGAATCTTCCGATTCTACATCAAGTGTCCCCGCTGTGTGTCAGAGATTGCGTTTAAG ACTGACCTGGAGAACACAGACTATACCCTGGAAGCAGGTGCTACACGACTGTTTGAGGCGGAGAAACTTGCCAGACAGATGgctgaaaaagaaatcaaagataaggaagatgaAGAGCTAAATAATCCAATGAAG attcTTGAAAACAGAACAAAGGCAAGTAGAAAAGAAATTGAGGAAATTGACACATTGGAAGAGATAAGGGACATGAATGCACGTCATGCAAAGGTTGACCATGAAGAGGTTCTGAAATTCCACGCGGAGTACGAGAAACAGCTAAAGAGACTTCAGGAGGAGGAAGAGGAGAGAGAGATAAG GGAGCTTTTTGGTGAGGTGAATGGTCAGAGTATTAAACGACTCCATGATGATGAGGAGGAGGGAGAAGGGCCACCAGTAAAGAAGGGACCAGTCAGCACCACCAAACCAACGGACTTCCTGACCAGC GACGCACCAGGAACCAGTAAAGTAGGCACCAGTAAAGCAGCTAAGCCGGCAGTATGGGAGAGAAGTATAGGGTCTGTGGGCAGCAAAGCCTCGCTGATGAAACTCGTCAAAAGTAACAAGAAGAAGGGATCGGCATCGACCGAGAAATCAGAGGCGTTGACAGTGAAATCAGACACAAGTGAAAAGAAGACGAATTCTATGGGACAAAGTGGCAGCAGTGCTTCCTCTCGTGTAGACGGAACATTGGAGGGCGATCAGAAAAAACAACAGGCAAACGCAGATAAAACCCAGACAAATACAAACTCTGGTCAGACCCAGACAAAAGGAGATCAGTCAGGACCTGTTACGACAGCAGGAAGCTCAGCGCTGAGCATGCTGGGAAGTTACTCTGATAGTGAAGAAAGCGACACTTAG
- the LOC136271941 gene encoding homeobox-like protein HDP1 — MADVNDGSWRAVLTYVYRQLNRNVGPDSRRSRGDGILDAPSIRLLVNHRKGESHETAAQILETLTEDINIQEDINIQEDINIHEDINKQGDINMQKDFNIQEDIDIQEDINIQEDINMQKDFNIQEDIDIQEDINIQEDINKQEDINIQEDIDIQGDINIQEDINKQEDINIQEDIDIQGDINIQEDINIQEDIDIQGDINILEDINIQEDIDIQGDINIQEEINIQEDFNIQGDINTQEDINIQEDINIHLDIYIQGEINIQEDINIQEDINIHLDINIQGEINIRKTLTYNINIQEDINIQEDINIQGDINIQGDINIQEDINIQEDINIQEDINIQEDINIQEDIDIQGDINIQEEINIQGDINIQEDINIQGDINIQEDINIQEDINIQEDINIQEDINIQEDINIQEDIDIQGDINIHEDINIQEDIDIQEDINIQVDINIQEDINIQGDINIQGDINIQEDINIQLDINIQLDINKQEDINTQGDINIQEDINIQEDIDIQEDINIQVDINIQEDINIQGDINIQGDINIQEDINIQLDINIQLDINKQEDINTQGDINIQEDINIQGDINIQVDINIHEDINIQEDINTQGHINIQEDINIQEDIDIQEDINTQGHINIQEDINIQEDIDIQEDINKQEDINIQEDINIQGDINIQEEINIQEDINIQVDINKQEDIDIQEDINKQEDINIQGDINIQVDINIQVDINIQEDINIQGDINIQVDINIQVDINIQEDINIQEDINIQEDINIQEDINIQEDINIQEDINIQEDINIQEDIDIQGDINIHEDINIQEDIDIQEDINIQVDINIQEDINIQGDINIQGDINIQEDINIQLDINIQLDISKQEDINTQGDINIQEDINIQEDIDIQEDINIQVDINIQEDINIQGDINIQGDINIQEDINIQLDINIQLDINKQEDINTQGDINIQEDINIQGDINIQVDINIHEDINIQEDINTQGHINIQEDINIQEDIDIQEDINTQGHINIQEDINIQEDIDIQEDINKQEDINIQEDINIQGDINIQEEINIQEDINIQVDINKQEDIDIQEDINKQEDINIQGDINIQVDINIQVDINIQEDINIQGDINIQVDINIQVDINIQEDINIQEDINIQVDINIQVDINIQEDINIQGDINKQVDINIQVDINIQGDINIQGDINIQEDINIQEDINIHLDINIQGDINIQEDINIQEDINTQGHINIQEDINIQEDIDIQGDINIQEDINIQEDINKQGDINIQEEINIQGDINIQGDINIQEDINIQEDIKRRFQHS, encoded by the exons ATGGCGGACGTGAATGACGGATCGTGGCGGGCTGTCCTGACATATGTCTACCGTCAGCTGAATAGAAATGTCGGCCCTGACAGCCGGCG GTCACGCGGGGACGGGATCCTAGACGCCCCCTCAATTAGACTCCTGGTCAACCACAGAAAAGGGGAATCCCACGAAACAGCTGCACAGATCCTTGAGACACTGACA gaagacatcaatatacaggaagacatcaacatacaggaagacatcaacatacacgAAGACATTAACAAACAGGGAGACATCAACATGCAGAAAGACTTCAATATACAGGAAGACATCGACATACAGGAAGACATtaacatacaggaagacatcaacatGCAGAAAGACTTCAATATACAGGAAGACATCGACATACAGGAAGACATtaacatacaggaagacatcaacaAACAGGAAGACATCAATATACAGGAAGACATAGACATACAGGGAGACATaaacatacaggaagacatcaacaAACAGGAAGACATCAATATACAGGAAGACATAGACATACAGGGAGACATaaacatacaggaagacatcaaTATACAGGAAGACATAGACATACAGGGAGACATCAACATACTggaagacatcaacatacaggaagacatagacatacagggagacatcaacatacaggaagaaatcaacatacaggaagacTTCAACATACAGGGAGACATCAACACacaggaagacatcaacatacaggaagacatTAACATACATTTAGACATTTATATACAGGGAGAAatcaacatacaggaagacataaacatacaggaagacatTAACATACATTTAGACATTAATATACAGGGAGAAATCAACATAAGGAAGACATTAACATACA acatcaacatacaggaagacatcaacatacaggaagacatcaacatacagggagacatcaacatacagggagacatcaacatacag gaagacatcaacatacaggaagacatcaacatacaggaagacataaacatacaggaagacatcaaTATACAGGAAGACATAGACATACAgggagacatcaacatacaggaagaAATCAACATACAgggagacatcaacatacaggaagacatcaacatacagggagacatcaacatacaggaagacataaacatacaggaagacatcaacatacaggaagacatcaacatacaggaagacataaacatacaggaagacatcaaTATACAGGAAGACATAGACATACAgggagacatcaacatacacgaagacatcaacatacaggaagacatcgacatacaggaagacatcaacatacaggtagacatcaacatacaggaagacatcaacatacag ggagacatcaacatacagggagacatcaacatacaggaagacatcaacatacagttagacatcaacatacagttAGACATCAACAAACAGGAAGACATCAACACACAgggagacatcaacatacaggaagacatcaacatacaggaagacatcgacatacaggaagacatcaacatacaggtagacatcaacatacaggaagacatcaacatacag ggagacatcaacatacagggagacatcaacatacaggaagacatcaacatacagttagacatcaacatacagttAGACATCAACAAACAGGAAGACATCAACACACAgggagacatcaacatacaggaagacatcaacatacag ggagacatcaacatacaggtagacatcaacatacacgaagacatcaacatacaggaagacatcaacaCACAGGGACACATtaacatacaggaagacatcaacatacaggaagacatcgacatacaggaagacatcaacaCACAGGGAcacatcaacatacaggaagacatcaacatacaggaagacatcGACATACAGGAAGATATCAACAAacaggaagacatcaacatacag gaagacatcaacatacagggagacatcaacatacaggaagaaatcaacatacaggaagacatcaacatacaggtaGACATCAACAAACAGGAAGACATCGACATACAGGAAGATATCAACAAacaggaagacatcaacatacagggagACATCAATATACAGgtagacatcaacatacaggtagacatcaacatacaggaagacatcaacatacagggagacatcaacatacaggtagacatcaacatacaggtaGACATCAATatacaggaagacatcaacatacaggaagacatcaacatacaggaagacataaacatacaggaagacatcaacatacaggaagacatcaacatacaggaagacataaacatacaggaagacatcaaTATACAGGAAGACATAGACATACAgggagacatcaacatacacgaagacatcaacatacaggaagacatcgacatacaggaagacatcaacatacaggtagacatcaacatacaggaagacatcaacatacag ggagacatcaacatacagggagacatcaacatacaggaagacatcaacatacagttagacatcaacatacagttAGACATCAGCAAACAGGAAGACATCAACACACAgggagacatcaacatacaggaagacatcaacatacaggaagacatcgacatacaggaagacatcaacatacaggtagacatcaacatacaggaagacatcaacatacag ggagacatcaacatacagggagacatcaacatacaggaagacatcaacatacagttagacatcaacatacagttAGACATCAACAAACAGGAAGACATCAACACACAgggagacatcaacatacaggaagacatcaacatacag ggagacatcaacatacaggtagacatcaacatacacgaagacatcaacatacaggaagacatcaacaCACAGGGACACATtaacatacaggaagacatcaacatacaggaagacatcgacatacaggaagacatcaacaCACAGGGAcacatcaacatacaggaagacatcaacatacaggaagacatcGACATACAGGAAGATATCAACAAacaggaagacatcaacatacag gaagacatcaacatacagggagacatcaacatacaggaagaaatcaacatacaggaagacatcaacatacaggtaGACATCAACAAACAGGAAGACATCGACATACAGGAAGATATCAACAAacaggaagacatcaacatacagggagACATCAATATACAGgtagacatcaacatacaggtagacatcaacatacaggaagacatcaacatacagggagacatcaacatacaggtagacatcaacatacaggtaGACATCAATatacaggaagacatcaacatacaggaagacatcaacatacag gtagacatcaacatacaggtagacatcaacatacaggaagacatcaacatacagggagACATCAACAAACAGgtagacatcaacatacaggtagacatcaacatacagggagacatcaacatacagggagacatcaacatacaggaagacatcaacatacaggaagacatcaacatacattTAGACATTAATATACAgggagacatcaacatacaggaagacatcaacatacaggaagacatcaacaCACAGGGAcacatcaacatacaggaagacatcaacatacaggaagacatcgacatacagggagacatcaacatacag gaagacatcaacatacaggaagacatcaacaaacagggagacatcaacatacaggaagaAATCAACATACAgggagacatcaacatacagggagacatcaacatacaggaagacatcaacatacaggaagacataAAGAGAAGATTTCAACATTCATAA